The proteins below come from a single Oxyura jamaicensis isolate SHBP4307 breed ruddy duck chromosome 1, BPBGC_Ojam_1.0, whole genome shotgun sequence genomic window:
- the OFD1 gene encoding oral-facial-digital syndrome 1 protein isoform X3 codes for MAAAGREALSQDELRKRLYQAFKKRGVLDTLKTQLRKQLIHELMHPILSGELQPQTVPSDGSSLLMTASNSLVADHLQRCGYEYSLSVFFPESGLEKKKLLSVQDLLQLMRINPKSNFYKSLTSGTQKENKGFLMQILMGLIEHHLSKESHDTETQTTSTPPYRDSLAEKLQLIDEQFAGSYPQHYKYESLEAKLHEYRKEIEKQLQAEMAQKLEHFKEVEIAKIKMEEKAQTQKEISELRYELERTHQAKAEALISREKNAIERLQKQQEIEAKEVYAQRQSLLKDIEVMRTREAELKQRIEAFEITQKLQEEKNKTIDDALRRREVAVKNIEESYDQKLKTELLKYQLELKEEYISRSNKVTEDEKKNKEKAMLLHEEAITINSKKEELKQAVSRTKELELDLESVKAQVVLVNKQNQLLTEKLKEVSDYPLLKEEKLELQVQNKLLRQQLDETRSENQHLRDKLSQPSVEHLACQAELRRVERSRRLALDEFESDKQFLEKQLQSEVERAAQLKTQLLDSEATVRKLNVQVEELKLQLKQTQAALENEVYRNPKPSLVDRSVIDFIDDRIVPHDIYVDSTFLKNPVVSDVVKGNAVPRVGYCQQLQTRSASPDSDLECMAQTRARIKELEKEAEYLEEAYRNYQHRVMQDTAASRTPRKMQSPLLLQCTVGRAPLSTQRELLEDNPSSQHSPVSSPRGEKYIGRSEQPDGFKNPSTPPHRGTPSSRCLSSTPVSKLERVLSNKKLSDDVSDLYLASSQQSVDQVLSPISKPHILSCSESVSSSPSSHREKIRLQNQQIDNQDFSSNPKPEKLLYEDLEEHVSSLEDQGDIPEQCESDVLHPSGDIVNESHVTTTMRATATSLQDLTVLDQRQIEEQNKEDKNCEEERRTREERREKEQEQALEREQNEVEQFKKETHFQDSLKIDEEKEDKEGEKIENGNSAAEDIVKDSPPNPLEKYMKIIQQRREQELAHKDSKKEEIQEISLTEGIKSSEKDDR; via the exons ATGGCTGCGGCCGGCAGGGAGGCGCTGTCGCAGGATGAGCTCCGCAAAAGGCTGTACCAGGCTTTTAAGAAGCGAGGGGTGCTGGACACGCTCAAG ACACAGCTCCGAAAACAGCTAATCCATGAACTGATGCACCCAATTTTAAGTGGAGAACTTCAGCCACAGACTGTTCCAAGTGATGGTAGTTCACTTCTGATGACGGCTTCTAACAGTTTAGTGGCGGATCATCTGCAGAGATGTGGCTATGAGTAttcactttctgttttctttccagaaagtgGATTAGAGAAGAAGAAG CTGTTGTCTGTGCAAGATCTTCTTCAATTAATGAGAATCAATCCGAAATCCAATTTTTACAAATCACTG aCTTCGGGaactcagaaggaaaataaag GTTTTCTCATGCAGATTTTGATGGGACTTATAGAGCATCATCTAAGTAAGGAAAGTCATGACACAGAAACTCAGACAACCTCAACGCCTCCTTACAGAGACTCTCTTG CTGAGAAGCTTCAGCTGATTGATGAGCAGTTTGCAGGCTCCTATCCCCAGCATTATAAGTATGAATCTTTAGAAGCAAAACTTCATGAATATaggaaagaaatagagaagCAGCTTCAAGCAGAAATGGCTCAAAAG ctagaacattttaaagaagttgAAATAGCAAAGATTAAAATGGAGGAGAAAGCACAAACCCAGAAAGAAATCTCTGAGCTACGGTATGAGTTAGAAAGGACACATCAAGCAAAGGCTGAAGCCTTGATTTCTCGTGAAAAGAATGCTATTGAGAGGCTTCAGAAACAACAAGAG ATAGAAGCAAAGGAAGTATATGCTCAGAGACAGAGTCTGCTGAAAGATATCGAAGTCATGAGGACAAGAGAGGCAGAACTGAAGCAAAGAATTGAGGCATTTGAAAT CACTCAGaaacttcaggaagaaaaaaataaaactattgaTGATGCACTTCGACGTCGGGAGGTTGCTGTGAAGAACATAGAGGAGAGTTATGACCAAAAGCTTAAGACTGAACTtctaaa ATATCAGCTTGAATTAAAAGAAGAATACATATCCAGAAGTAATAAAGTTactgaagatgagaaaaaaaataaag AGAAGGCTATGCTTTTGCATGAAGAAGCCATTACTATTAATTCAAAAAAGGAGGAACTCAAGCAAGCTGTATCGCGCACAAAAGAGCTTGAG ctggatTTGGAGTCAGTGAAAGCTCAAGTTGTATTGGTAAATAAACAGAATCAGTTGTtgacagaaaaactgaaagaggtGTCAGACTATCCTTTGCTAAAGGAGGAGAAACTGGAGCTCCAAGTGCAGAATAAACTACTTAGGCAACAGCTGGATGAGACTCGCAGTGAGAACCAGCATCTTCGAGACA AATTGTCCCAGCCCTCAGTGGAGCACCTGGcctgccaggcagagctgaggagGGTAGAACGTTCCAGGAGGCTGGCACTAGATGAATTTGAAAGTGATAAGCAGTTTTTGGAAAAGCAGCTACAAAGTGAG GTTGAGCGTGCTGCCCAGTTAAAGACCCAACTGTTGGACTCCGAAGCTACTGTCAGGAAGTTAAATGTGCAGGTTGAAGAACTGAAACTACAGCTGAAACAAACGCAGGCAG CTCTGGAAAATGAAGTGTATCGGAACCCCAAGCCTTCCCTTGTTGATCGTTCTGTCATTGACTTCATTGATGACAGAATTGTACCTCATGATATTTATGTGGACAGCACATTCCTGAAGAATCCCGTTGTGAGTGATGTCGTGAAGGGAAATGCTGTGCCAAGAGTTGGCTACTGTCAGCAGTTACAGACGCGCAGTGCTTCTCCAGATTCTGACCTGGAGTGTATGGCGCAAACCAGGGCTAGAATAAAAGAACTAGAAAAAGAGGCAGAGTATTTGGAAGAAGCCTACAGAAACTACCAGCACAGAGTAATGCAGGATACAGCTGCAAGCAGAACACCAAGAAAGATGCAGTCCCCATTACTTCTACAGTGTACTGTTGGTAGAGCCCCCTTATCTACACAACGTGAACTTTTAGAGGATAACCCTAGCTCCCAGCACTCCCCTGTGAGCAGCCCAAGAGGTGAAAAATACATTGGAAGAAGTGAGCAGCCTGATGGCTTTAAAAATCCTTCAACGCCACCACATAGAGGAACACCTTCTTCAAGATGCCTTTCTTCTACTCCTGTTTCCAAATTGGAAAGAGTTCTTAGTAACAAGAAACTTTCAGATG ACGTCAGTGACTTGTACCTTGCCTCTTCCCAGCAGAGTGTCGACCAGGTGCTTTCTCCTATTTCAAAGCCACACATCCTTTCATGTTCTGAGTCTGTTTCTTCCTCACCATCCAgtcacagagagaaaattag ACTTCAGAATCAACAAATAGATAACCAAGATTTCAGCAGTAACCCCAAACCAGAGAAACTATTGTACGAGGACCTTGAAGAACACGTTTCTTCTCTTGAAG ATCAGGGGGACATTCCAGAGCAGTGTGAAAGTGATGTCTTGCATCCATCTGGGGACATTGTCAATGAAAGCCATGTCACAACCACTATGCGAGCAACAGCCACTTCGCTGCAGGACTTAA CTGTGTTGGATCAAAGACAGattgaagaacaaaataaagaagacaaaaactgtgaagaggaaaggagaaccagagaagaaaggagagagaaagaacaagagCAAGCTTTGGAAAGAGAGCAAAATGAAGTGGAACAGTTTAAGAAAGAGACG cATTTCCAAGATTCATTGAaaatagatgaagaaaaagaagataaagagggagaaaaaattgaaaatggtAATTCTGCTGCTGAAGATATTGTAAAGGATTCTCCTCCAAATCcattagaaaaatacatgaaaataattcagcagaGAAGAGAGCAGGAACTGGCACACAAG GattcaaaaaaagaagaaatacaagaaatatcACTCACAGAGGGAATTAAATCGAGTGAAAAAGATGACAGGTAA
- the OFD1 gene encoding oral-facial-digital syndrome 1 protein isoform X2, with protein MAAAGREALSQDELRKRLYQAFKKRGVLDTLKTQLRKQLIHELMHPILSGELQPQTVPSDGSSLLMTASNSLVADHLQRCGYEYSLSVFFPESGLEKKKLLSVQDLLQLMRINPKSNFYKSLTSGTQKENKEHHLSKESHDTETQTTSTPPYRDSLAEKLQLIDEQFAGSYPQHYKYESLEAKLHEYRKEIEKQLQAEMAQKLEHFKEVEIAKIKMEEKAQTQKEISELRYELERTHQAKAEALISREKNAIERLQKQQEIEAKEVYAQRQSLLKDIEVMRTREAELKQRIEAFEITQKLQEEKNKTIDDALRRREVAVKNIEESYDQKLKTELLKYQLELKEEYISRSNKVTEDEKKNKEKAMLLHEEAITINSKKEELKQAVSRTKELELDLESVKAQVVLVNKQNQLLTEKLKEVSDYPLLKEEKLELQVQNKLLRQQLDETRSENQHLRDKLSQPSVEHLACQAELRRVERSRRLALDEFESDKQFLEKQLQSEVERAAQLKTQLLDSEATVRKLNVQVEELKLQLKQTQAALENEVYRNPKPSLVDRSVIDFIDDRIVPHDIYVDSTFLKNPVVSDVVKGNAVPRVGYCQQLQTRSASPDSDLECMAQTRARIKELEKEAEYLEEAYRNYQHRVMQDTAASRTPRKMQSPLLLQCTVGRAPLSTQRELLEDNPSSQHSPVSSPRGEKYIGRSEQPDGFKNPSTPPHRGTPSSRCLSSTPVSKLERVLSNKKLSDDVSDLYLASSQQSVDQVLSPISKPHILSCSESVSSSPSSHREKIRLQNQQIDNQDFSSNPKPEKLLYEDLEEHVSSLEDQGDIPEQCESDVLHPSGDIVNESHVTTTMRATATSLQDLTVLDQRQIEEQNKEDKNCEEERRTREERREKEQEQALEREQNEVEQFKKETHFQDSLKIDEEKEDKEGEKIENGNSAAEDIVKDSPPNPLEKYMKIIQQRREQELAHKDSKKEEIQEISLTEGIKSSEKDDSAAGISHGDDDESFWSTAAAGFVFLF; from the exons ATGGCTGCGGCCGGCAGGGAGGCGCTGTCGCAGGATGAGCTCCGCAAAAGGCTGTACCAGGCTTTTAAGAAGCGAGGGGTGCTGGACACGCTCAAG ACACAGCTCCGAAAACAGCTAATCCATGAACTGATGCACCCAATTTTAAGTGGAGAACTTCAGCCACAGACTGTTCCAAGTGATGGTAGTTCACTTCTGATGACGGCTTCTAACAGTTTAGTGGCGGATCATCTGCAGAGATGTGGCTATGAGTAttcactttctgttttctttccagaaagtgGATTAGAGAAGAAGAAG CTGTTGTCTGTGCAAGATCTTCTTCAATTAATGAGAATCAATCCGAAATCCAATTTTTACAAATCACTG aCTTCGGGaactcagaaggaaaataaag AGCATCATCTAAGTAAGGAAAGTCATGACACAGAAACTCAGACAACCTCAACGCCTCCTTACAGAGACTCTCTTG CTGAGAAGCTTCAGCTGATTGATGAGCAGTTTGCAGGCTCCTATCCCCAGCATTATAAGTATGAATCTTTAGAAGCAAAACTTCATGAATATaggaaagaaatagagaagCAGCTTCAAGCAGAAATGGCTCAAAAG ctagaacattttaaagaagttgAAATAGCAAAGATTAAAATGGAGGAGAAAGCACAAACCCAGAAAGAAATCTCTGAGCTACGGTATGAGTTAGAAAGGACACATCAAGCAAAGGCTGAAGCCTTGATTTCTCGTGAAAAGAATGCTATTGAGAGGCTTCAGAAACAACAAGAG ATAGAAGCAAAGGAAGTATATGCTCAGAGACAGAGTCTGCTGAAAGATATCGAAGTCATGAGGACAAGAGAGGCAGAACTGAAGCAAAGAATTGAGGCATTTGAAAT CACTCAGaaacttcaggaagaaaaaaataaaactattgaTGATGCACTTCGACGTCGGGAGGTTGCTGTGAAGAACATAGAGGAGAGTTATGACCAAAAGCTTAAGACTGAACTtctaaa ATATCAGCTTGAATTAAAAGAAGAATACATATCCAGAAGTAATAAAGTTactgaagatgagaaaaaaaataaag AGAAGGCTATGCTTTTGCATGAAGAAGCCATTACTATTAATTCAAAAAAGGAGGAACTCAAGCAAGCTGTATCGCGCACAAAAGAGCTTGAG ctggatTTGGAGTCAGTGAAAGCTCAAGTTGTATTGGTAAATAAACAGAATCAGTTGTtgacagaaaaactgaaagaggtGTCAGACTATCCTTTGCTAAAGGAGGAGAAACTGGAGCTCCAAGTGCAGAATAAACTACTTAGGCAACAGCTGGATGAGACTCGCAGTGAGAACCAGCATCTTCGAGACA AATTGTCCCAGCCCTCAGTGGAGCACCTGGcctgccaggcagagctgaggagGGTAGAACGTTCCAGGAGGCTGGCACTAGATGAATTTGAAAGTGATAAGCAGTTTTTGGAAAAGCAGCTACAAAGTGAG GTTGAGCGTGCTGCCCAGTTAAAGACCCAACTGTTGGACTCCGAAGCTACTGTCAGGAAGTTAAATGTGCAGGTTGAAGAACTGAAACTACAGCTGAAACAAACGCAGGCAG CTCTGGAAAATGAAGTGTATCGGAACCCCAAGCCTTCCCTTGTTGATCGTTCTGTCATTGACTTCATTGATGACAGAATTGTACCTCATGATATTTATGTGGACAGCACATTCCTGAAGAATCCCGTTGTGAGTGATGTCGTGAAGGGAAATGCTGTGCCAAGAGTTGGCTACTGTCAGCAGTTACAGACGCGCAGTGCTTCTCCAGATTCTGACCTGGAGTGTATGGCGCAAACCAGGGCTAGAATAAAAGAACTAGAAAAAGAGGCAGAGTATTTGGAAGAAGCCTACAGAAACTACCAGCACAGAGTAATGCAGGATACAGCTGCAAGCAGAACACCAAGAAAGATGCAGTCCCCATTACTTCTACAGTGTACTGTTGGTAGAGCCCCCTTATCTACACAACGTGAACTTTTAGAGGATAACCCTAGCTCCCAGCACTCCCCTGTGAGCAGCCCAAGAGGTGAAAAATACATTGGAAGAAGTGAGCAGCCTGATGGCTTTAAAAATCCTTCAACGCCACCACATAGAGGAACACCTTCTTCAAGATGCCTTTCTTCTACTCCTGTTTCCAAATTGGAAAGAGTTCTTAGTAACAAGAAACTTTCAGATG ACGTCAGTGACTTGTACCTTGCCTCTTCCCAGCAGAGTGTCGACCAGGTGCTTTCTCCTATTTCAAAGCCACACATCCTTTCATGTTCTGAGTCTGTTTCTTCCTCACCATCCAgtcacagagagaaaattag ACTTCAGAATCAACAAATAGATAACCAAGATTTCAGCAGTAACCCCAAACCAGAGAAACTATTGTACGAGGACCTTGAAGAACACGTTTCTTCTCTTGAAG ATCAGGGGGACATTCCAGAGCAGTGTGAAAGTGATGTCTTGCATCCATCTGGGGACATTGTCAATGAAAGCCATGTCACAACCACTATGCGAGCAACAGCCACTTCGCTGCAGGACTTAA CTGTGTTGGATCAAAGACAGattgaagaacaaaataaagaagacaaaaactgtgaagaggaaaggagaaccagagaagaaaggagagagaaagaacaagagCAAGCTTTGGAAAGAGAGCAAAATGAAGTGGAACAGTTTAAGAAAGAGACG cATTTCCAAGATTCATTGAaaatagatgaagaaaaagaagataaagagggagaaaaaattgaaaatggtAATTCTGCTGCTGAAGATATTGTAAAGGATTCTCCTCCAAATCcattagaaaaatacatgaaaataattcagcagaGAAGAGAGCAGGAACTGGCACACAAG GattcaaaaaaagaagaaatacaagaaatatcACTCACAGAGGGAATTAAATCGAGTGAAAAAGATGACAG
- the OFD1 gene encoding oral-facial-digital syndrome 1 protein isoform X1, with translation MAAAGREALSQDELRKRLYQAFKKRGVLDTLKTQLRKQLIHELMHPILSGELQPQTVPSDGSSLLMTASNSLVADHLQRCGYEYSLSVFFPESGLEKKKLLSVQDLLQLMRINPKSNFYKSLTSGTQKENKGFLMQILMGLIEHHLSKESHDTETQTTSTPPYRDSLAEKLQLIDEQFAGSYPQHYKYESLEAKLHEYRKEIEKQLQAEMAQKLEHFKEVEIAKIKMEEKAQTQKEISELRYELERTHQAKAEALISREKNAIERLQKQQEIEAKEVYAQRQSLLKDIEVMRTREAELKQRIEAFEITQKLQEEKNKTIDDALRRREVAVKNIEESYDQKLKTELLKYQLELKEEYISRSNKVTEDEKKNKEKAMLLHEEAITINSKKEELKQAVSRTKELELDLESVKAQVVLVNKQNQLLTEKLKEVSDYPLLKEEKLELQVQNKLLRQQLDETRSENQHLRDKLSQPSVEHLACQAELRRVERSRRLALDEFESDKQFLEKQLQSEVERAAQLKTQLLDSEATVRKLNVQVEELKLQLKQTQAALENEVYRNPKPSLVDRSVIDFIDDRIVPHDIYVDSTFLKNPVVSDVVKGNAVPRVGYCQQLQTRSASPDSDLECMAQTRARIKELEKEAEYLEEAYRNYQHRVMQDTAASRTPRKMQSPLLLQCTVGRAPLSTQRELLEDNPSSQHSPVSSPRGEKYIGRSEQPDGFKNPSTPPHRGTPSSRCLSSTPVSKLERVLSNKKLSDDVSDLYLASSQQSVDQVLSPISKPHILSCSESVSSSPSSHREKIRLQNQQIDNQDFSSNPKPEKLLYEDLEEHVSSLEDQGDIPEQCESDVLHPSGDIVNESHVTTTMRATATSLQDLTVLDQRQIEEQNKEDKNCEEERRTREERREKEQEQALEREQNEVEQFKKETHFQDSLKIDEEKEDKEGEKIENGNSAAEDIVKDSPPNPLEKYMKIIQQRREQELAHKDSKKEEIQEISLTEGIKSSEKDDSAAGISHGDDDESFWSTAAAGFVFLF, from the exons ATGGCTGCGGCCGGCAGGGAGGCGCTGTCGCAGGATGAGCTCCGCAAAAGGCTGTACCAGGCTTTTAAGAAGCGAGGGGTGCTGGACACGCTCAAG ACACAGCTCCGAAAACAGCTAATCCATGAACTGATGCACCCAATTTTAAGTGGAGAACTTCAGCCACAGACTGTTCCAAGTGATGGTAGTTCACTTCTGATGACGGCTTCTAACAGTTTAGTGGCGGATCATCTGCAGAGATGTGGCTATGAGTAttcactttctgttttctttccagaaagtgGATTAGAGAAGAAGAAG CTGTTGTCTGTGCAAGATCTTCTTCAATTAATGAGAATCAATCCGAAATCCAATTTTTACAAATCACTG aCTTCGGGaactcagaaggaaaataaag GTTTTCTCATGCAGATTTTGATGGGACTTATAGAGCATCATCTAAGTAAGGAAAGTCATGACACAGAAACTCAGACAACCTCAACGCCTCCTTACAGAGACTCTCTTG CTGAGAAGCTTCAGCTGATTGATGAGCAGTTTGCAGGCTCCTATCCCCAGCATTATAAGTATGAATCTTTAGAAGCAAAACTTCATGAATATaggaaagaaatagagaagCAGCTTCAAGCAGAAATGGCTCAAAAG ctagaacattttaaagaagttgAAATAGCAAAGATTAAAATGGAGGAGAAAGCACAAACCCAGAAAGAAATCTCTGAGCTACGGTATGAGTTAGAAAGGACACATCAAGCAAAGGCTGAAGCCTTGATTTCTCGTGAAAAGAATGCTATTGAGAGGCTTCAGAAACAACAAGAG ATAGAAGCAAAGGAAGTATATGCTCAGAGACAGAGTCTGCTGAAAGATATCGAAGTCATGAGGACAAGAGAGGCAGAACTGAAGCAAAGAATTGAGGCATTTGAAAT CACTCAGaaacttcaggaagaaaaaaataaaactattgaTGATGCACTTCGACGTCGGGAGGTTGCTGTGAAGAACATAGAGGAGAGTTATGACCAAAAGCTTAAGACTGAACTtctaaa ATATCAGCTTGAATTAAAAGAAGAATACATATCCAGAAGTAATAAAGTTactgaagatgagaaaaaaaataaag AGAAGGCTATGCTTTTGCATGAAGAAGCCATTACTATTAATTCAAAAAAGGAGGAACTCAAGCAAGCTGTATCGCGCACAAAAGAGCTTGAG ctggatTTGGAGTCAGTGAAAGCTCAAGTTGTATTGGTAAATAAACAGAATCAGTTGTtgacagaaaaactgaaagaggtGTCAGACTATCCTTTGCTAAAGGAGGAGAAACTGGAGCTCCAAGTGCAGAATAAACTACTTAGGCAACAGCTGGATGAGACTCGCAGTGAGAACCAGCATCTTCGAGACA AATTGTCCCAGCCCTCAGTGGAGCACCTGGcctgccaggcagagctgaggagGGTAGAACGTTCCAGGAGGCTGGCACTAGATGAATTTGAAAGTGATAAGCAGTTTTTGGAAAAGCAGCTACAAAGTGAG GTTGAGCGTGCTGCCCAGTTAAAGACCCAACTGTTGGACTCCGAAGCTACTGTCAGGAAGTTAAATGTGCAGGTTGAAGAACTGAAACTACAGCTGAAACAAACGCAGGCAG CTCTGGAAAATGAAGTGTATCGGAACCCCAAGCCTTCCCTTGTTGATCGTTCTGTCATTGACTTCATTGATGACAGAATTGTACCTCATGATATTTATGTGGACAGCACATTCCTGAAGAATCCCGTTGTGAGTGATGTCGTGAAGGGAAATGCTGTGCCAAGAGTTGGCTACTGTCAGCAGTTACAGACGCGCAGTGCTTCTCCAGATTCTGACCTGGAGTGTATGGCGCAAACCAGGGCTAGAATAAAAGAACTAGAAAAAGAGGCAGAGTATTTGGAAGAAGCCTACAGAAACTACCAGCACAGAGTAATGCAGGATACAGCTGCAAGCAGAACACCAAGAAAGATGCAGTCCCCATTACTTCTACAGTGTACTGTTGGTAGAGCCCCCTTATCTACACAACGTGAACTTTTAGAGGATAACCCTAGCTCCCAGCACTCCCCTGTGAGCAGCCCAAGAGGTGAAAAATACATTGGAAGAAGTGAGCAGCCTGATGGCTTTAAAAATCCTTCAACGCCACCACATAGAGGAACACCTTCTTCAAGATGCCTTTCTTCTACTCCTGTTTCCAAATTGGAAAGAGTTCTTAGTAACAAGAAACTTTCAGATG ACGTCAGTGACTTGTACCTTGCCTCTTCCCAGCAGAGTGTCGACCAGGTGCTTTCTCCTATTTCAAAGCCACACATCCTTTCATGTTCTGAGTCTGTTTCTTCCTCACCATCCAgtcacagagagaaaattag ACTTCAGAATCAACAAATAGATAACCAAGATTTCAGCAGTAACCCCAAACCAGAGAAACTATTGTACGAGGACCTTGAAGAACACGTTTCTTCTCTTGAAG ATCAGGGGGACATTCCAGAGCAGTGTGAAAGTGATGTCTTGCATCCATCTGGGGACATTGTCAATGAAAGCCATGTCACAACCACTATGCGAGCAACAGCCACTTCGCTGCAGGACTTAA CTGTGTTGGATCAAAGACAGattgaagaacaaaataaagaagacaaaaactgtgaagaggaaaggagaaccagagaagaaaggagagagaaagaacaagagCAAGCTTTGGAAAGAGAGCAAAATGAAGTGGAACAGTTTAAGAAAGAGACG cATTTCCAAGATTCATTGAaaatagatgaagaaaaagaagataaagagggagaaaaaattgaaaatggtAATTCTGCTGCTGAAGATATTGTAAAGGATTCTCCTCCAAATCcattagaaaaatacatgaaaataattcagcagaGAAGAGAGCAGGAACTGGCACACAAG GattcaaaaaaagaagaaatacaagaaatatcACTCACAGAGGGAATTAAATCGAGTGAAAAAGATGACAG